Proteins from one Amblyraja radiata isolate CabotCenter1 unplaced genomic scaffold, sAmbRad1.1.pri scaffold_671_ctg1, whole genome shotgun sequence genomic window:
- the ing2 gene encoding inhibitor of growth protein 2, which yields MLGPGHRPRGTGYVEQYLDSVEALPLDLQRSVSRLREIDTRYREVLKELDDAYDKYKQEMDVAQRKRLLQHLQMALINSQELGDEKIQIVTQMSEQVENCAKQMDSHSDCFEEPSEHDKPVEKPKVVEAPQVERPSRRPRRQKNSENRELCHPGNDTEEGDEQPKEKKSKSAKKKRSKARPEREISPIDFPIDPNEPTYCLCNQVSYGEMIGCDNEECPIEWFHFSCVGLTYKPKGKWYCPKCRGDTEKTMDKCIEKSKKDRRSR from the exons ATGCTCGGGCCCGGACACAGGCCGCGGGGCACCGGCTACGTGGAGCAATACCTGGACAGTGTGGAGGCGCTGCCCCTCGACCTACAGCGCAGCGTGTCCCGCCTCCGGGAGATCGACACCCGATACCGCG AAGTTCTAAAGGAGCTGGATGATGCTTATGACAAATACAAGCAAGAGATGGATGTTGCTCAGAGGAAGCGGTTGCTACAGCATCTGCAGATGGCGTTAATCAACAGCCAGGAGCTGGGCGATGAGAAGATTCAGATTGTTACACAAATGAGTGAGCAGGTGGAGAACTGTGCCAAGCAGATGGACAGCCACTCGGATTGCTTCGAGGAGCCGAGCGAACACGACAAGCCCGTCGAGAAGCCCAAGGTGGTGGAGGCTCCCCAGGTGGAGCGGCCTTCCAGGCGCCCGCGCCGGCAGAAGAACAGCGAGAACCGCGAGCTTTGCCACCCGGGCAATGACACGGAGGAAGGGGACGAGCAGCCCAAGGAGAAGAAGTCCAAGTCGGCAAAGAAGAAGCGCTCCAAGGCCAGGCCCGAGCGGGAGATCTCCCCCATTGACTTTCCCATCGACCCCAACGAACCCACCTACTGCCTGTGCAACCAGGTCTCCTACGGGGAAATGATCGGCTGCGACAACGAGGAGTGCCCCATCGAGTGGTTTCACTTCTCTTGCGTGGGACTAACGTACAAGCCGAAGGGCAAGTGGTACTGTCCAAAATGCAGGGGCGACACTGAAAAGACAATGGACAAATGCATAGAAAAATCCAAAAAAGACAGGAGGTCAAGGTAG